One window of the Desmospora profundinema genome contains the following:
- a CDS encoding ZIP family metal transporter yields MHEALVMSVLAGLSTFAGTTLVLRWGDFSRRWLSFAFSFSGVVMMWIACFELIPAAASVHPSWWTLGVGLAGGVAVMSCLHRVIDSRNGGIGDPYGRLGLFFAAAIIAHNLPEGAAIGIGYGTRSDWGWTLSLAMMFHNIPEGMGLAAPLLASGRSRWQVAWISLIAGASLPMGTWLGLAVVQSPQQVAAALFFAVTSMIWVVVQEVWPQAWRLNRLSAWFGLFAGLLIAFFLHLLHGHGFGP; encoded by the coding sequence ATGCACGAAGCATTGGTGATGAGTGTTTTAGCGGGATTGTCCACCTTTGCAGGGACGACACTGGTGTTGCGATGGGGGGACTTTTCCCGTCGTTGGCTGTCCTTTGCGTTCTCTTTTTCGGGTGTGGTGATGATGTGGATCGCCTGTTTTGAATTGATCCCTGCGGCTGCGAGTGTCCATCCGTCTTGGTGGACGTTGGGTGTGGGCCTGGCAGGAGGGGTGGCGGTGATGTCCTGTCTGCACCGGGTGATCGACTCCCGCAATGGTGGAATCGGTGATCCCTATGGACGCTTGGGTCTGTTTTTTGCAGCTGCTATCATTGCCCACAATCTTCCGGAAGGAGCGGCGATCGGTATTGGTTACGGAACGCGATCCGACTGGGGATGGACTTTATCTTTGGCAATGATGTTTCACAATATCCCGGAAGGGATGGGCTTGGCGGCTCCGTTGCTTGCTTCCGGACGTTCCAGATGGCAGGTGGCGTGGATTAGTCTCATCGCCGGTGCATCCCTGCCCATGGGTACATGGTTGGGACTAGCGGTGGTGCAATCTCCGCAGCAAGTGGCGGCGGCGCTCTTTTTCGCAGTTACCTCCATGATTTGGGTTGTCGTTCAGGAGGTATGGCCGCAAGCATGGCGGTTAAATCGTTTGTCGGCCTGGTTCGGTCTGTTCGCCGGCTTGTTGATCGCTTTTTTCCTCCACCTTCTTCATGGGCATGGGTTCGGCCCTTAA
- a CDS encoding low molecular weight protein arginine phosphatase gives MKRFLFICTGNTCRSPMAEALLRKRAAERGLSLEVKSAGVSALPGGAASFPAVEVLKEKGIDHSDHRSQPVTAELLDWADVVLTMTRSHRQWLIHSHPIAVDKAYTLKEWILEREADREQRWRKRDQLLVEVETRRAMKARAQADGDKEKAAALDGELRELAQQLEEVSEGLDSLGDNPDVADPFGGDTDRYRKTAEEIEAWVNRLVDWVQSQQREG, from the coding sequence ATGAAGCGATTCTTATTCATCTGTACAGGGAATACCTGCCGTAGTCCGATGGCGGAAGCACTGCTCCGAAAGCGGGCGGCAGAACGGGGACTTTCCCTGGAAGTAAAGTCGGCGGGGGTATCGGCACTCCCGGGGGGCGCCGCGTCTTTCCCGGCGGTAGAAGTGTTGAAAGAGAAAGGAATCGACCACAGTGATCATCGATCCCAGCCTGTTACCGCAGAGTTGCTGGATTGGGCGGATGTGGTGCTGACCATGACCCGAAGTCATCGGCAGTGGCTGATTCACTCCCATCCAATTGCAGTGGATAAAGCGTATACTTTAAAGGAGTGGATCCTGGAACGGGAAGCGGATCGGGAGCAGCGTTGGCGCAAGCGGGATCAGCTGTTGGTGGAGGTGGAGACCCGCCGTGCGATGAAAGCCCGTGCCCAAGCCGACGGGGACAAAGAGAAAGCAGCGGCACTGGATGGGGAATTGCGGGAGTTGGCCCAGCAGTTGGAGGAAGTTTCCGAAGGGCTGGATTCACTTGGAGATAACCCCGATGTAGCGGATCCCTTTGGCGGGGATACTGATCGTTACCGTAAGACTGCCGAAGAAATTGAAGCGTGGGTGAACCGGCTTGTGGATTGGGTTCAGTCACAGCAGCGAGAAGGTTGA
- the rpiB gene encoding ribose 5-phosphate isomerase B has translation MRVIIGSDHGGYRLKETLKTMMEQRGIEVEDVGCECEESVDYPDYALPVARRVAAGDFDRGVLVCGTGLGMSIAANKVPGVRCAVVSDTFSARMSREHNNANVLALGERVVGPGLAEMILSTWLETDFAGGRHSRRVEKIGALEGRESL, from the coding sequence ATGCGTGTCATTATCGGATCGGATCATGGAGGATACCGGTTGAAAGAGACCCTTAAAACCATGATGGAACAGCGCGGAATCGAAGTGGAAGACGTGGGGTGTGAATGTGAGGAGTCCGTCGACTACCCGGATTACGCGTTGCCGGTTGCTCGACGGGTGGCAGCCGGTGATTTTGATCGAGGAGTGTTGGTGTGCGGTACCGGTTTGGGCATGTCCATCGCCGCCAATAAAGTTCCGGGTGTGCGTTGTGCCGTCGTCAGCGATACGTTTTCCGCACGGATGAGCAGAGAGCATAATAATGCTAATGTATTAGCCTTGGGTGAACGGGTGGTGGGTCCCGGACTGGCTGAAATGATTTTGTCCACTTGGCTGGAGACGGATTTTGCCGGTGGGCGGCACAGCCGGCGTGTGGAAAAAATCGGAGCACTGGAGGGGAGAGAATCGCTATGA
- a CDS encoding TIGR01440 family protein — protein sequence MSASLAELSGQVVRLTEELLRAAPLDERHLFVMGVSTSEVAGKRIGTAGSDEIARAVWEGARQVQKRYRYHLAFQCCEHLNRALVVERKTAEAFALTPVTAVPVPRAGGAMAAYAFRHFQEGVLVESIQADAGLDIGDTLIGMHIKPVAVPVRPSKQQVGKAHVTMAKTRPKLIGGARAVYVLED from the coding sequence ATGAGTGCCTCCCTCGCTGAACTATCCGGTCAAGTGGTTCGGCTTACAGAAGAACTTCTCCGTGCCGCTCCATTAGATGAAAGGCACCTGTTCGTCATGGGGGTAAGTACCAGCGAGGTGGCAGGGAAACGAATCGGAACTGCTGGAAGCGACGAGATCGCCCGTGCTGTGTGGGAGGGAGCCCGTCAAGTGCAGAAACGTTACCGCTACCATCTGGCGTTTCAGTGTTGCGAACACTTGAATCGGGCACTGGTGGTGGAACGGAAAACGGCGGAAGCCTTCGCTCTGACGCCTGTGACCGCCGTACCGGTCCCCCGGGCCGGGGGTGCCATGGCGGCTTATGCCTTCCGACATTTTCAAGAAGGGGTCCTGGTGGAGTCGATTCAGGCGGATGCAGGGCTGGATATCGGGGATACATTGATCGGGATGCACATCAAACCGGTGGCGGTTCCGGTGCGTCCTTCCAAGCAGCAGGTGGGAAAGGCCCATGTCACCATGGCCAAGACACGGCCGAAGCTGATCGGCGGCGCACGGGCTGTCTATGTATTGGAAGATTGA
- the glyA gene encoding serine hydroxymethyltransferase — protein sequence MEHVRHRDPEVASAISQELGRQQGNIELIASENFVSRAVLEALGTVLTNKYAEGYPGRRYYGGCEFVDVVEDLARDRAKKLFGAEHANVQPHSGAQANMGVYLTVLQPGDTVLGMNLAHGGHLTHGSPVNFSGQLYNFVAYGVDRETHRINYEEVRRLALEHKPKLLVAGASAYSRIIDFAKLKEIADEAGCLLMVDMAHIAGLVATGHHPNPVPHADFVTTTTHKTLRGPRGGMILCKEKYAKAIDKSIFPGIQGGPLMHVIAAKAVAFKEALEDGFKQYSQQVVDNAERLASSLKKQGFQLISDGTDNHLLLIDVRNFGLTGKTAEALLDDAGITANKNAIPFDPESPFVTSGIRIGTAAVTSRGMGLDAMEEIASIMAQVLKNPEDEHAQQEARQRVAALTAAYPLYPDLEV from the coding sequence TTGGAACACGTAAGACACCGAGATCCGGAAGTGGCGTCCGCCATCAGTCAGGAGTTGGGGAGACAACAGGGGAACATCGAGCTGATCGCATCGGAGAACTTTGTCAGTCGGGCAGTCTTGGAAGCGTTGGGCACCGTCCTAACCAACAAGTACGCAGAAGGCTATCCCGGTCGGCGTTATTATGGCGGCTGTGAGTTTGTAGATGTAGTGGAGGACCTGGCGCGGGATCGGGCCAAAAAACTGTTTGGAGCCGAACATGCCAACGTTCAGCCTCATTCCGGTGCCCAGGCCAACATGGGCGTCTACTTAACCGTGCTTCAGCCCGGCGACACCGTGTTGGGGATGAACTTGGCCCATGGCGGTCACTTAACCCACGGCAGCCCGGTTAACTTCTCCGGGCAATTGTACAATTTTGTCGCTTATGGAGTGGATCGTGAAACGCATCGCATCAACTATGAAGAGGTGCGTCGTCTGGCCCTGGAGCACAAACCCAAGCTGCTGGTGGCTGGAGCCAGTGCATACTCCCGCATCATCGACTTCGCCAAGCTGAAGGAGATCGCGGATGAGGCGGGCTGCCTCCTGATGGTGGACATGGCCCACATCGCCGGGCTGGTGGCCACCGGTCATCATCCCAACCCGGTCCCCCATGCGGATTTTGTTACGACGACCACTCATAAAACCCTGCGAGGTCCTCGCGGCGGTATGATTTTGTGTAAAGAGAAATATGCCAAAGCCATCGATAAATCGATCTTTCCGGGAATTCAGGGCGGCCCCTTGATGCATGTGATCGCTGCCAAGGCCGTTGCTTTTAAAGAAGCGTTGGAGGATGGTTTCAAGCAATATTCCCAACAAGTGGTGGACAATGCCGAGCGGTTGGCTTCCTCTCTTAAGAAACAAGGATTTCAGCTGATTTCGGACGGGACTGACAACCACTTGCTGCTGATCGATGTGCGGAATTTCGGGCTGACCGGGAAAACGGCGGAAGCTCTGCTGGATGACGCCGGGATTACCGCCAATAAAAACGCCATTCCCTTTGATCCGGAGAGTCCTTTTGTCACCAGCGGCATCCGCATCGGAACCGCGGCCGTCACCTCCCGCGGCATGGGGTTGGACGCGATGGAGGAGATCGCCTCGATCATGGCTCAGGTGCTGAAAAACCCGGAGGATGAACATGCCCAGCAAGAAGCGCGCCAACGGGTGGCTGCCTTGACTGCCGCCTATCCGCTCTATCCGGATCTGGAAGTGTAA
- the upp gene encoding uracil phosphoribosyltransferase — protein MGHVYVFDHPLIQHKLTYIRDKNTGTKEFRELVEEVSALMAYEITREMPLKEVEVETPVQKATCRVLSGKKLGLVPILRAGLGMVDGILRLIPAAKVGHIGLYRDPETLEPVQYYAKMPSDIGERELIVIDPMLATGGSAAAAIDMIKEMGAKNIKLMCLIAAPEGVERVQQDHPDVDIYVAAVDERLDEKSYIVPGLGDAGDRLFGTR, from the coding sequence ATGGGCCATGTGTACGTGTTTGACCATCCGTTGATTCAGCACAAATTGACTTATATCCGGGATAAAAACACGGGAACCAAAGAGTTTCGCGAGCTGGTGGAGGAAGTGTCCGCTTTGATGGCCTATGAGATTACGCGGGAGATGCCGCTTAAGGAAGTGGAGGTAGAGACACCGGTGCAGAAGGCAACCTGCCGGGTGCTGTCGGGTAAAAAACTGGGGCTTGTCCCCATCCTGCGGGCGGGCCTTGGCATGGTGGACGGGATCCTGCGCTTGATTCCGGCTGCCAAAGTAGGACATATCGGGTTGTATCGGGATCCGGAAACCCTGGAGCCGGTCCAATATTATGCCAAGATGCCGTCCGACATCGGGGAACGCGAACTGATTGTGATCGATCCGATGTTGGCCACAGGGGGTTCAGCAGCGGCTGCCATCGATATGATCAAGGAGATGGGGGCAAAAAACATCAAACTGATGTGTCTGATCGCCGCTCCCGAAGGGGTGGAACGGGTTCAGCAGGATCATCCGGATGTGGATATTTATGTCGCTGCCGTCGATGAGAGGCTGGATGAAAAGAGCTATATCGTTCCCGGGCTGGGAGATGCCGGCGACCGGTTGTTCGGTACGCGGTGA
- the wecB gene encoding non-hydrolyzing UDP-N-acetylglucosamine 2-epimerase, whose translation MERIHIAAIFGTRPEAIKMAPLIRHLRQRSAFDVTVCVTGQHREMLDQVLQLFSIQPDVDLDVMSQGQGLAGITARVLEGLEPFFSRKRPNLVLVHGDTATTFAASLAAYYCRIPVGHVEAGLRTGNKYAPFPEEMNRCLTGILADLHFAPTRRAADHLLKEGKPEDSVFITGNTVIDAMQTTVRENFSHPVLEKIKEKRIIMVTAHRRENWGEPMIRMFRAIRRLLDRHADTAAVFPVHLNPAVQETARYCLGDHKRVHLIPPLEVDSFHNFIARSHLIFTDSGGVQEEAPSLGVPVLVMRETTERPEGVEAGTLRLVGTDENRLYEVGDRLLREKREYEQMARAANPYGDGRASTRIADAILYYFGRIPHPPVPFKL comes from the coding sequence TTGGAGCGCATTCATATAGCCGCCATCTTCGGCACCCGTCCGGAAGCCATCAAGATGGCCCCGTTGATCCGGCATTTGCGACAGCGGAGCGCATTTGATGTGACGGTATGTGTGACGGGGCAGCACCGGGAGATGCTGGATCAGGTTTTGCAGCTGTTTTCGATTCAGCCGGACGTAGATCTGGATGTGATGTCACAAGGGCAGGGGTTGGCCGGAATTACGGCACGGGTATTGGAAGGGTTGGAACCGTTTTTTTCTCGAAAGCGTCCCAACTTGGTATTGGTACATGGGGATACGGCCACCACGTTTGCCGCCAGCCTGGCGGCGTATTACTGCCGCATCCCGGTAGGCCATGTGGAAGCCGGGCTTCGTACGGGAAACAAATACGCTCCTTTTCCGGAAGAGATGAACCGGTGTCTGACGGGGATCTTGGCTGATCTGCATTTTGCGCCGACCCGGCGGGCCGCCGATCATCTGCTGAAGGAAGGAAAACCGGAGGATTCGGTGTTTATTACTGGAAACACCGTGATTGATGCGATGCAGACAACCGTCCGAGAGAATTTTTCCCATCCAGTATTGGAGAAGATAAAGGAGAAACGGATCATTATGGTTACCGCCCACCGGCGGGAAAACTGGGGTGAACCCATGATTCGCATGTTTCGGGCGATCCGGCGTCTGCTGGACCGGCATGCGGATACGGCGGCGGTCTTTCCCGTTCATTTGAACCCTGCCGTCCAGGAAACAGCCCGATATTGTCTGGGGGATCATAAGCGGGTTCATTTGATCCCGCCGTTGGAGGTGGATTCCTTTCACAACTTTATCGCTCGCAGTCATTTGATTTTCACCGATTCCGGTGGTGTACAGGAAGAAGCCCCCTCCTTGGGCGTCCCGGTGCTGGTTATGCGCGAGACGACAGAGCGGCCGGAAGGAGTGGAGGCGGGAACGCTGCGGTTGGTGGGAACCGATGAGAATCGATTGTATGAAGTGGGGGACCGATTACTGCGGGAGAAGCGAGAATATGAACAAATGGCCCGTGCGGCCAACCCCTATGGAGACGGACGGGCATCCACCCGGATTGCCGATGCCATTTTATACTATTTTGGAAGAATTCCACACCCGCCCGTTCCTTTCAAATTGTGA
- a CDS encoding AtpZ/AtpI family protein: MKKNTDNPWRLMGLIGTLGLEILLFAFLGIWIGKALDERWGTEPAMLLTGIGSGLVLGFLSVIYTIIVYLKE; encoded by the coding sequence GTGAAAAAAAACACAGACAATCCCTGGCGGTTGATGGGATTGATCGGCACCCTCGGCCTGGAGATCCTGTTGTTCGCTTTCCTGGGCATTTGGATCGGAAAGGCGCTGGACGAGCGATGGGGCACCGAGCCAGCGATGTTGCTGACGGGGATCGGCTCCGGGTTGGTATTGGGATTCCTCAGCGTCATCTATACGATTATTGTGTACTTAAAGGAATGA
- a CDS encoding ATP synthase subunit I → MDTSHPVHRQMVRLNLTLLSALAILWYLTPLKPLFAGLILGIAASFYFTLTLSRRLRMMRELVEHRSKRRIGSGFAFRLLMTGVLVLVIARFPHHFNILAFLLGLPVGTVILAGLMWRDDSKNKISGGKE, encoded by the coding sequence ATGGACACCTCCCACCCGGTACACCGCCAGATGGTCAGGCTGAACCTCACACTCCTTTCCGCCTTGGCCATCCTCTGGTACCTCACGCCTTTAAAACCCCTTTTTGCGGGGTTGATACTGGGTATTGCGGCCAGTTTCTACTTCACCCTCACATTGTCCCGCCGGCTTCGCATGATGCGTGAACTGGTTGAACACCGTTCCAAACGGCGCATCGGTTCCGGATTCGCTTTCCGGCTGCTGATGACCGGTGTGCTCGTACTCGTGATCGCCCGGTTTCCCCATCATTTCAACATTCTCGCATTTCTACTCGGACTTCCGGTCGGCACGGTCATACTCGCCGGTTTGATGTGGCGGGACGACAGCAAGAACAAGATTTCAGGCGGAAAGGAGTGA
- the atpB gene encoding F0F1 ATP synthase subunit A — translation MEKTPKFSIDVLGFPLVFDLTVMISTMFTCIVVFLFMMLATRGRNMRRPTGMQNVMELLIEFMRNTVRQSFDNRTAEKFMGFVVSLFLFIFFANQLGVIMMATGYVNQDIPALGVTSTDHLSFFKSPTADFNVPVVMALAITLFAHFIGITRHPGAYFKAYINPMHIVEEITKPLTHAMRLWANIFAGEILITILIKLGGPLTTGAPLLVWLGYSVFIGAVQAYVFTILATIYISQKYTPQH, via the coding sequence ATGGAAAAGACGCCCAAGTTCTCCATTGATGTATTGGGCTTCCCCCTCGTTTTCGATTTAACCGTGATGATCTCCACCATGTTCACCTGCATCGTCGTGTTCCTGTTTATGATGTTGGCGACACGTGGCCGTAATATGCGGCGACCGACCGGCATGCAGAACGTGATGGAACTCTTGATCGAGTTTATGCGGAACACGGTTCGCCAGAGCTTTGACAACCGGACAGCGGAGAAGTTCATGGGCTTTGTCGTTTCGCTGTTTTTGTTCATCTTCTTTGCGAACCAATTGGGTGTCATTATGATGGCGACGGGCTACGTGAATCAGGACATACCAGCCCTGGGTGTCACGTCGACGGACCACCTTTCATTCTTTAAATCACCGACGGCTGACTTTAACGTGCCGGTGGTCATGGCGCTGGCGATCACGTTGTTCGCCCATTTCATCGGAATTACACGACATCCGGGGGCTTATTTTAAAGCCTATATCAATCCGATGCATATCGTTGAGGAGATTACCAAGCCGTTGACGCACGCCATGCGTCTATGGGCCAACATCTTCGCCGGTGAGATCCTGATCACGATCCTGATCAAACTGGGCGGGCCGTTGACTACCGGAGCTCCGCTGTTGGTGTGGTTGGGCTACTCCGTCTTTATCGGGGCGGTACAAGCCTATGTGTTTACCATTTTGGCCACGATCTACATCTCTCAAAAATACACTCCGCAACATTGA
- the atpE gene encoding ATP synthase F0 subunit C — protein MELLGICLMLGFAALAGGLGNSFVVSRFLDGYVRQPEAGGLLGRMLLGIALVEAVPIIAVGIGLFLLVQGGHF, from the coding sequence ATGGAATTGTTGGGTATCTGCTTGATGTTGGGTTTTGCCGCTCTGGCCGGTGGTCTGGGCAACAGCTTTGTGGTGAGTCGTTTCTTGGACGGGTATGTGCGCCAGCCGGAAGCCGGCGGTCTGTTGGGCCGGATGCTGCTGGGGATCGCGTTGGTTGAGGCTGTGCCGATCATCGCTGTGGGTATCGGTCTGTTCCTGTTGGTACAGGGAGGACATTTCTAA
- the atpF gene encoding F0F1 ATP synthase subunit B, which produces MSLDFGTMLFQLGAFLVLMLLVSRFALRPLMNTMEERQNHIESQISEAEKNREEAEKLAAEHREALKQARQEAQEILERAKSQKEREAEKIIQDAHDRAQKMIEEATAEIGREKEKALNDLRAQVGGLSVALASKMIEKELDEKEHSQLMDRYLKQVGELQ; this is translated from the coding sequence TTGAGTTTGGATTTTGGTACCATGCTGTTTCAATTGGGTGCCTTTCTGGTCCTGATGTTGCTGGTGTCCCGTTTTGCCCTTCGTCCCCTGATGAACACGATGGAGGAACGGCAAAACCACATTGAAAGCCAGATCTCCGAAGCGGAAAAGAACCGCGAGGAGGCGGAGAAGTTGGCCGCCGAGCATCGGGAAGCGTTAAAGCAAGCACGCCAGGAAGCGCAGGAGATCCTGGAGCGGGCAAAATCGCAAAAAGAGCGGGAAGCGGAAAAGATCATTCAAGACGCCCATGATCGGGCACAAAAAATGATCGAAGAAGCGACGGCTGAAATCGGCCGTGAAAAGGAAAAAGCCTTAAACGACCTGCGGGCGCAAGTGGGCGGGTTGTCAGTGGCTCTTGCTTCCAAAATGATTGAAAAAGAGTTGGATGAGAAAGAGCACTCCCAGCTGATGGATCGCTATCTCAAACAGGTAGGCGAACTGCAATGA
- a CDS encoding F0F1 ATP synthase subunit delta → MSISSVANRYAKALFEAASENGELETVEREVTAVADVFQGNADLLKWLEHPKVTVEEKKNLFDKLFPDVSAFTRNLLHLLVDRGRELEVTGIATAYKHLAMAERGVVEAEVVSAAPLTEADQKALVSAFEKRIGKTIHIQNNVDSDILGGVIVKIGDRLYDGSLKTKLERFRKNVAVSRLG, encoded by the coding sequence ATGAGTATAAGCAGCGTTGCAAACCGTTACGCCAAAGCCCTGTTTGAAGCTGCCTCCGAAAACGGCGAATTGGAAACTGTGGAGCGCGAGGTCACTGCGGTGGCCGATGTGTTCCAAGGAAACGCCGACCTTTTGAAATGGCTGGAACATCCGAAGGTGACTGTGGAAGAGAAAAAAAATCTCTTCGATAAACTGTTCCCGGATGTGTCCGCATTCACACGCAATCTTCTCCACCTACTGGTCGACCGGGGACGGGAGTTGGAAGTGACCGGGATCGCGACCGCTTATAAACACCTGGCGATGGCGGAACGGGGTGTCGTCGAAGCGGAAGTGGTATCCGCCGCTCCGTTGACAGAGGCGGATCAAAAGGCGTTGGTTTCCGCTTTCGAAAAACGGATTGGAAAGACCATCCACATCCAAAACAACGTGGATTCCGATATTTTGGGCGGGGTTATTGTCAAAATCGGTGACCGCCTGTACGACGGAAGCTTAAAGACGAAACTGGAGCGCTTCCGGAAGAACGTGGCTGTATCCCGTTTGGGTTAA
- the atpA gene encoding F0F1 ATP synthase subunit alpha → MSIKPEEISSLIKQQIEQYQGEMEVVDVGSVIQVGDGIARVHGLDNVMAGELLEFHNGVMGMALNLEENHVGVVIMGPYGDIREGDEVKRTGRIMEVPVGDALLGRVVNPLGQPLDGKGPIETSEFRAVESPAPGVMDRKSVHEPMQTGIKAIDSMILIGRGQRELIIGDRQTGKTTIAVDTIINQKKEDVICVYVAIGQKQSTVVGVVEKLRKAGALDYTIVVSANASDPAPLLFLAPYAGCTMGEHFMYNGKHVLVVYDDLTKQAAAYRELSLLLRRPPGREAFPGDVFYLHSRLLERAAKLSDEKGGGSLTALPFIETQAGDVSAYIPTNVISITDGQIFLESDLFYAGVRPAINVGISVSRVGSSAQIGAMKKASGTMKADMAQYRDLQAFAQFGSDLDKATQAKLSRGERTVEILKQDENAPLPVEKQILSIYAVTKGYLDDIPVEDVRRFEKELHAFVDSEHANVLSLIREQKKMTDEVEAGLKQAITDFKKGFAPSEA, encoded by the coding sequence ATGAGCATCAAGCCGGAAGAGATCAGCTCGCTTATTAAGCAGCAGATCGAGCAGTACCAAGGTGAAATGGAAGTGGTCGATGTCGGTTCCGTCATCCAAGTCGGGGATGGGATCGCCCGTGTCCACGGACTGGACAACGTCATGGCCGGTGAGCTCCTGGAGTTCCACAACGGTGTGATGGGCATGGCGCTCAACCTGGAAGAAAATCATGTCGGTGTCGTGATCATGGGTCCCTACGGCGACATCCGTGAAGGGGACGAAGTGAAGCGGACCGGCCGGATTATGGAAGTTCCCGTTGGAGATGCCCTCCTGGGACGGGTGGTCAACCCTCTGGGTCAACCCCTGGACGGCAAAGGACCGATTGAAACGTCGGAGTTTCGGGCAGTGGAATCCCCGGCTCCCGGTGTGATGGATCGGAAATCGGTTCATGAACCGATGCAGACGGGAATCAAGGCGATCGACTCCATGATCCTGATCGGCCGCGGTCAGCGGGAGCTGATCATCGGGGACCGTCAGACAGGAAAAACCACCATCGCGGTGGACACGATCATCAACCAGAAGAAAGAAGACGTCATCTGTGTTTATGTTGCCATCGGCCAAAAGCAGTCCACTGTGGTCGGCGTGGTGGAAAAGCTGCGTAAAGCCGGTGCCTTAGATTACACGATTGTCGTAAGCGCCAATGCTTCCGACCCGGCCCCGCTGTTGTTCCTGGCTCCGTATGCCGGGTGCACGATGGGTGAACATTTCATGTACAACGGCAAGCACGTCTTGGTGGTTTATGATGACCTGACCAAACAAGCGGCTGCTTACCGGGAGCTCTCCCTGTTGCTGCGTCGCCCGCCGGGTCGCGAAGCGTTCCCCGGGGATGTGTTCTACCTCCACTCCCGCCTGCTGGAGCGTGCCGCCAAACTCTCCGATGAAAAAGGTGGCGGATCGCTGACCGCTCTTCCTTTCATCGAAACCCAAGCAGGGGATGTTTCCGCCTACATTCCCACCAACGTGATCTCCATCACCGACGGACAGATTTTCCTGGAGTCGGATCTCTTCTACGCGGGTGTGCGACCGGCGATCAACGTCGGGATCTCCGTTTCCCGGGTGGGTAGCTCCGCTCAGATCGGCGCGATGAAAAAAGCTTCCGGGACGATGAAAGCCGACATGGCTCAGTACCGGGATCTGCAGGCATTTGCCCAGTTCGGCTCCGACCTGGATAAAGCGACCCAGGCTAAATTGTCCCGTGGAGAACGGACGGTGGAAATCCTGAAGCAGGATGAGAACGCTCCGCTCCCGGTGGAGAAGCAGATCCTGTCGATCTATGCAGTAACCAAAGGCTACCTGGATGATATTCCGGTGGAAGATGTTCGCCGCTTCGAAAAAGAACTGCATGCATTCGTGGATAGTGAGCATGCGAATGTCCTTTCGTTGATCCGCGAGCAGAAGAAAATGACCGACGAAGTGGAAGCGGGTCTGAAGCAAGCGATCACGGATTTCAAAAAAGGGTTTGCTCCCTCCGAAGCCTGA
- the atpG gene encoding ATP synthase F1 subunit gamma, translating to MQNMRDIKRRIGSFKNMRQITKAMEMVAAAKLRRSQEAAESSRPYVEKLREVIGSVAGAAQDVKHPMLISRTVKKTAYLVITSDRGLAGGFNTNLLRHLVRTLDERHQSRDEYGIFVVGRKGRDFLKRRKFPIIEEVTGLPDSPEFSDIKRIASRAVEQYAEETFDELYLVYNEFINPVTQRPVEKRLLPLADLEQGEKSAGNTFYEYEPSAEEVLSVLLPRYAETLVYSALLESKASEFGARMSAMSNATDNASDLIDSLTLQYNRARQASITQELSEIVAGANALN from the coding sequence ATGCAGAACATGCGGGATATCAAGCGGCGGATCGGATCGTTTAAGAACATGCGGCAAATCACCAAGGCGATGGAGATGGTGGCTGCTGCCAAACTGCGCCGGTCGCAGGAGGCGGCCGAATCTTCCCGGCCTTACGTGGAAAAGTTGCGTGAAGTGATCGGTTCTGTCGCGGGCGCTGCCCAGGATGTCAAGCACCCGATGCTGATCTCCCGGACCGTGAAGAAAACCGCCTATCTGGTGATCACATCGGATCGGGGGTTGGCAGGCGGGTTTAATACCAACTTGCTCCGCCATCTGGTGCGCACTTTGGACGAGCGTCATCAAAGCCGGGACGAGTACGGCATCTTCGTGGTAGGGCGCAAGGGACGGGACTTTCTCAAACGGCGGAAATTCCCGATTATCGAAGAGGTGACCGGGTTGCCGGACAGCCCGGAATTCAGTGATATCAAGCGGATCGCCTCCCGGGCCGTCGAGCAGTACGCGGAGGAGACCTTCGACGAGTTGTATCTCGTTTACAACGAGTTTATCAATCCGGTTACCCAGCGTCCGGTAGAAAAACGCCTCTTGCCTCTAGCTGACCTGGAACAAGGGGAAAAATCCGCCGGCAACACCTTTTACGAATATGAACCTTCAGCGGAGGAAGTATTGTCCGTCTTGCTTCCCCGCTATGCGGAAACGTTGGTTTACAGTGCCCTGTTGGAATCCAAGGCCAGCGAGTTCGGGGCTCGGATGTCCGCGATGAGCAACGCTACCGACAATGCCAGCGATTTGATCGATTCGTTGACGCTCCAGTACAACCGGGCCCGTCAAGCCTCGATCACCCAGGAACTGTCGGAAATCGTCGCCGGGGCCAATGCGTTAAATTGA